The Corynebacterium felinum DNA segment CGGGATGTGGGGTGGTACGAGTTGTTCAGTCACGCCTAGTATTGTGCCACGGAATGATTTTTTACGCTTGATCCAGTACCTTCAGCGACGCTAGTGTGCGTTCGGTGTGCCAGTGAAAGTGCGCTTCGGTGAGTCGATGAATGTTGCGTGCGTGCTGGGTGCTGATTGCAACAACGGGCTGCTTGTGGGTGAGTTGCCACATGATGTGGAGGGTTTCTTCGTCCACCTCGATGGTTCCTGGCACCCGGCAGTGCACGCACACTGCCCCGCCGGGTGCGGGATGAAAGGCATGGTGGGGCCCGGGTGTTTGGCAGGAGGCGCAGTGATAGAGGCTGGGTGCCCAGCCGGCGATGTTCATGGCGTGGAGTAAGAAGATGTCCAGCATGAGGGTGGGATTTTCTGCGCTGCGCATTTCTTCCAGCGCCCAGATGGTTAGTGGGTAGATGTCGGAGCTGGCGAGCCGTTCGGTGGCTTCGAGGATGGCGGAGGCTGCGAAGTAGCGTTCGGGGTGTTCGATGATGCCGGTTGCGAGGAATTTGAGGGTGTCGGCGCTGGTGATGGATTCGAGGTTGCGGCCTTTATATAAGGTGAGGTCGAGTTCGACGAAGGGTTGGAGTCGTGATCCGAAACGGGATTTGGCGCGGCGTACTCCTTTGGCTACGCCGCGGACAAGTCCGTGGTTTTTGGTAAGCAGGACGATGATGCGGTCGGCTTCACCGAAGTCGTAGGTGCGGATGACGATGCCCTGCACGCGGTAGGATTCGCGGGCCATTGTCCTCCCTTGGTGTTGCTTTAAGCTTGTCGACGCCCCCACCTACTCCCCCATTGTTGCGTACTGAGGAGATGGGGTTGCTGTGGCACGGGTATAAAAAACCGGCTGTAGCCTTCACTTGTGTTTTCACTGCAAGTATATCGCGGTGTTTTTCTCCGCAGTGCAGGCGGTGATGGACACAAGGTCTAAGGCTACAGCCGGTTTTTGCTGTGCGGTTTGCGGTTTAGAATCCTAGCCGTCCAAGCTGCTTGGGGTCGGATTGCCAGTTCTTGAGAACTTTGATGCGCAGATCGAGGTATACCTTGGAGCCAAGAAGTTGGCTGATTTGTGGCAGCGCGTTATGTATAATCCGCCCGAGGCGGCGTCCGCCTTTGCCAATGATGATGTCTTTTTGTCCTGGACGTTCCACGTAGATGACGACGTGGACGTCCAGTACACCTTTGCGTTCTTCGTTTGGAAGGATCTCATCGACTTCCACTGCCACGGAGTGTGGAAGTTCGTCTTGGAGGCCGGAAAGTGCGGCCTCGCGTACGAGTTCGGCGATGCGGGTTTCGGTGTCGTCGTCGGTGACGTGATCATCGGGGTAGAATTTCGGGCCTTCCGGCAGGTGCTTGACAATCACGTCGAGCAGCACGTCGCGTTGTTCGCCGGTGACTGCAGAGACTGGTACTACTTCGGACTCCCCGCCGAGGAGTTCGTGCAGCGCCATGAGCTGGACAGCAACTTGGTCGCGGCTGACTTTGTCCACCTTGGTCACAATGCCCAAGATGGGGGTTTTGGGGGCGACTTTACGCACGTTGTCGAGGATCCAACGGTCACCGGGGCCGATTTTTTCATCGGCGGGGATGGTAATGGCGATCAGATCCATGTCAGCGTAGGTGTCTTTAACTACCTCGTTGAGGCGTTCGCCGAGCAGGGTGCGGGGGCGGTGCATGCCAGGGGTGTCTACTACCACGATTTGTGCGTCGGGGCGGTGTACCAATCCCCGGATGGGGTGGCGGGTTGTTTCGGGCTGGTTCGCGGTGATTGCGATTTTTTGCCCCACTAAGGCGTTGGTCAGGGTGGACTTGCCGGTGTTGGGGCGGCCGACGAAACTAATGAAACCGGAACGGAAACCTTCCGGGGTATCGGTGAAACTCACCTGGCTCCTTAAAGCGATAGAAAACTGCTAGTGGTTTATAAGCTTAGCACTAGGCAATTTTGGTGACCTCGAACTGCAGTGCTGGTGCAGCGAAGTAGTCTTGGGCGTCGATAAGCAAAAGTTCGCGGGAATCGCGTTCGTGGGTGAGCTTGATCAGGTCGAAGATCGACGATGCGGTCTTCGCCAGCGCACTTGCTGCGTCGAACCCGCGCACATAGTGGCCGGTGAACAGTGCTGCGGTGACGTCGCCGGAACCGTTGCGCTTGGTGTCAAGGTAGGGGGTTTGCACTTTCCACGCGCCTTCATCGTTGACAACGACCATTTCAATGGTG contains these protein-coding regions:
- the recO gene encoding DNA repair protein RecO, giving the protein MARESYRVQGIVIRTYDFGEADRIIVLLTKNHGLVRGVAKGVRRAKSRFGSRLQPFVELDLTLYKGRNLESITSADTLKFLATGIIEHPERYFAASAILEATERLASSDIYPLTIWALEEMRSAENPTLMLDIFLLHAMNIAGWAPSLYHCASCQTPGPHHAFHPAPGGAVCVHCRVPGTIEVDEETLHIMWQLTHKQPVVAISTQHARNIHRLTEAHFHWHTERTLASLKVLDQA
- the era gene encoding GTPase Era, yielding MSFTDTPEGFRSGFISFVGRPNTGKSTLTNALVGQKIAITANQPETTRHPIRGLVHRPDAQIVVVDTPGMHRPRTLLGERLNEVVKDTYADMDLIAITIPADEKIGPGDRWILDNVRKVAPKTPILGIVTKVDKVSRDQVAVQLMALHELLGGESEVVPVSAVTGEQRDVLLDVIVKHLPEGPKFYPDDHVTDDDTETRIAELVREAALSGLQDELPHSVAVEVDEILPNEERKGVLDVHVVIYVERPGQKDIIIGKGGRRLGRIIHNALPQISQLLGSKVYLDLRIKVLKNWQSDPKQLGRLGF